In uncultured Methanobacterium sp., a genomic segment contains:
- a CDS encoding class II glutamine amidotransferase — MCEIKGMSFNFRERQEFLIKKFLERGVYYSNGWGLGFYPDASFRSLEETKPMKGSFDIFLKNLTIFRSQIFVGQLRNSTIGGTGHRNNHPFSRELKGKEYVFVHNGTLYKYRDLETGQFQPMGDTDSEYFFCHLMNHIAGKKCHMWTQRDFRRFSDFLLGISILCVVKCVFSDGEYLFTYYDKGEVYELYYTNTVSEITVTGSWMNS, encoded by the coding sequence ATGTGTGAAATTAAGGGTATGTCATTCAATTTTAGGGAAAGGCAAGAGTTTTTAATAAAGAAATTCCTGGAGAGGGGAGTCTACTATTCCAATGGTTGGGGGTTGGGATTTTATCCTGATGCGTCATTCAGATCATTGGAGGAAACCAAACCAATGAAGGGTTCCTTTGATATTTTCCTTAAAAACCTTACCATTTTCAGATCTCAAATATTTGTAGGGCAGCTGCGGAACAGTACTATCGGTGGCACTGGTCACAGGAATAACCATCCCTTCTCAAGGGAATTAAAAGGTAAAGAATACGTATTTGTGCATAATGGAACTCTGTATAAATATAGAGATCTTGAAACAGGTCAATTCCAGCCCATGGGAGACACAGACTCAGAATACTTCTTCTGCCACTTAATGAATCATATAGCTGGAAAAAAATGTCATATGTGGACTCAGAGAGATTTCAGGCGGTTTTCAGATTTTTTATTAGGGATTAGCATACTGTGTGTAGTTAAATGCGTATTCAGTGATGGGGAATACCTGTTCACCTACTATGATAAGGGGGAGGTCTATGAATTATATTACACCAACACAGTCTCAGAGATTACGGTAACAGGAAGCTGGATGAATTCTTGA